One window of Nostoc sp. C052 genomic DNA carries:
- a CDS encoding tryptophan halogenase family protein, giving the protein MSQYVQDVQNIVIVGGGSAGWMTAAYLSKALDKNINITLVESSNITKIGVGEATFSTIKVFFDFLGLQEYEWMPKCNATYKMAIKFVNWNAKGQHFYHPFQRYEVIDGFDISEWWLKMKKDQEAFDYACFLIPWLCDQKLSPKYLDGKVFDRKVENEFSQEHIVKKNILDKLKIQYPYAYHFDANLLARFMKDYAMERGVKQIVDDVVDIKLTEDGSIDSLTTKKHGILSGDLFIDCTGFRGLLINKALGEPFISYSDSLLCDRAIAIQIPTDIKKDGINPYTTSTALSSGWVWNIPLYGRNGTGYVYSSAFISAEEAEQEFRQHLGAAADNRQASHIQMRIGRNRNSWVKNCVAIGLSSGFVEPLESTGIFFIQHGIEELVSHFPSKSFNQELIHSYNKVIADCIDGVREFLTLHYYASDRTDTEFWKATKNNIKVPEELQEKLRLWKNRLPSNKTINPKYHGFESYSYSVMLLGLNYMPESSLPILEHIENHNAEAAFLEIRERANYLTSTLPSQYEYLTHVMKSQEQSEYLNAVSDRSYQIPTLVS; this is encoded by the coding sequence ATGTCACAGTATGTACAGGATGTCCAAAATATTGTAATTGTTGGTGGGGGTTCAGCCGGTTGGATGACGGCAGCTTATTTGAGTAAAGCACTAGATAAAAATATTAATATTACTCTAGTGGAATCATCTAATATCACCAAAATTGGAGTTGGAGAAGCAACTTTTAGTACCATCAAAGTATTCTTTGATTTTCTTGGGCTACAAGAATATGAATGGATGCCAAAGTGTAATGCCACATATAAGATGGCAATTAAGTTTGTCAACTGGAATGCGAAGGGGCAACACTTCTACCATCCCTTCCAGAGATATGAGGTAATTGACGGCTTTGATATCTCGGAATGGTGGCTGAAAATGAAGAAAGACCAAGAAGCATTTGATTATGCTTGCTTTCTAATTCCTTGGCTGTGTGACCAGAAACTGTCACCCAAATATTTAGATGGTAAAGTCTTCGATCGCAAAGTTGAAAATGAATTTTCTCAAGAGCATATCGTCAAGAAAAATATCCTGGATAAGTTAAAGATTCAGTACCCCTATGCCTATCATTTTGATGCGAATCTACTGGCAAGATTCATGAAAGATTATGCAATGGAAAGGGGAGTGAAGCAAATTGTTGATGATGTGGTGGATATTAAGTTAACTGAGGATGGGAGTATAGATAGTCTCACAACCAAAAAGCATGGGATTCTCAGCGGCGATCTTTTCATTGATTGTACTGGTTTCCGTGGTCTTTTGATCAACAAAGCCCTTGGTGAGCCATTCATTTCTTATTCAGATTCACTATTGTGCGATCGCGCGATCGCCATACAAATACCAACTGATATCAAAAAAGATGGTATCAACCCTTACACCACATCAACTGCACTTTCCTCTGGTTGGGTCTGGAATATACCTTTGTATGGCAGAAATGGTACTGGGTATGTTTATTCGAGTGCATTCATTTCTGCTGAGGAGGCAGAACAGGAATTTCGCCAGCATTTGGGAGCCGCTGCTGATAATCGTCAAGCCTCTCATATCCAGATGCGGATTGGACGTAACAGAAACTCATGGGTGAAAAACTGTGTAGCAATTGGCCTTTCCAGTGGATTTGTGGAACCACTAGAATCTACTGGCATCTTCTTCATTCAACATGGAATTGAAGAGTTAGTTAGCCACTTTCCCAGCAAATCTTTCAATCAAGAGCTAATTCACAGCTATAACAAAGTTATCGCTGACTGCATAGATGGTGTACGAGAATTTTTAACCCTGCATTACTATGCTAGCGATCGCACCGACACAGAATTCTGGAAAGCAACTAAGAACAATATCAAAGTTCCAGAAGAACTACAGGAAAAATTACGATTATGGAAAAATAGACTGCCAAGCAACAAGACTATCAACCCGAAATACCACGGCTTCGAGTCTTACTCTTATTCGGTAATGTTGTTGGGGCTAAATTACATGCCTGAAAGCAGTCTTCCCATTTTAGAACATATCGAAAATCACAATGCCGAGGCTGCATTTTTGGAAATTAGGGAAAGAGCAAATTACCTAACTTCAACCTTACCGTCTCAGTATGAATACTTAACTCATGTAATGAAGTCACAAGAACAGTCAGAGTATCTTAATGCGGTTAGCGATCGCTCATATCAGATTCCTACACTAGTTTCATAA
- a CDS encoding NAD(P)/FAD-dependent oxidoreductase, with protein sequence MTVKQVCVIGAGVSGLVSAKTFLEEGYEVTLFEKRQGLGGVWERSRAYPGLSIQNPRDTYAFSDFPMPASYPEWPSGEQICAYLESYAQHFGVTEKIKFGANVTKVERKSGNTLGWVVSVSFQKDGKEIGKQNYEFDFVIVCNGTYDIPYIPNLPGMEEFIATGGQIIHTNNFNDGSVIEGKRVVVVGFGKSATDLANLAASKAKECTLVFRQALWKVPNFFLGLLNIKYIFLSRFAETWMPYHKLQGWEKWLHSFGKPLVWAFWRLNETILRLQFPLDACGMVPKQPMNKLIGCSIALVPKGFFEHVRAGKIRAVKTKINKFFASGVELDNGERIQADVVVFGTGFVQDIPFLEEKYRRHVFDEEGTIHLYRHLIHPHVPQMGFVGYNYTFCAQLSAEIGARWLSEYVKGGIPLPSPQQMLEDVTAELEWRKKDRPYAFVSGACVTPFTFHYIDELLQDMGLNSRRQAGNLVGEFLMPIDPSAYKHLGEELQAKQKQHPSLNDLAIASGGA encoded by the coding sequence ATGACGGTGAAACAAGTATGTGTGATTGGGGCTGGAGTCAGCGGATTAGTCTCAGCAAAGACGTTTCTTGAGGAAGGTTACGAAGTGACATTGTTCGAGAAACGGCAGGGACTTGGTGGTGTGTGGGAAAGGTCGAGGGCTTACCCAGGACTGTCAATTCAAAATCCCAGAGACACGTATGCTTTCTCAGACTTTCCTATGCCTGCCTCTTATCCAGAATGGCCTTCAGGAGAGCAAATATGCGCTTACCTTGAATCCTATGCCCAACACTTTGGTGTCACAGAAAAAATTAAGTTCGGTGCAAACGTCACCAAAGTGGAGCGCAAATCAGGAAATACTCTTGGATGGGTAGTTAGTGTTAGCTTTCAAAAAGATGGTAAGGAGATCGGAAAACAAAATTACGAGTTCGATTTTGTAATTGTGTGCAATGGTACTTATGATATTCCCTACATTCCTAACTTGCCGGGGATGGAAGAGTTCATTGCCACCGGAGGTCAGATAATACATACTAACAACTTTAATGATGGCTCTGTAATTGAGGGCAAGCGAGTGGTTGTTGTCGGTTTTGGCAAGTCAGCCACCGATTTAGCGAATCTTGCAGCTAGCAAAGCCAAGGAATGTACCCTTGTGTTCCGTCAAGCGCTGTGGAAAGTTCCTAACTTCTTTCTCGGTCTGTTGAACATCAAGTATATTTTCCTGAGTCGGTTTGCAGAAACTTGGATGCCCTATCATAAACTTCAAGGATGGGAAAAGTGGCTGCATAGTTTTGGCAAGCCGCTGGTGTGGGCATTCTGGCGGCTGAATGAAACTATCCTACGCTTACAGTTTCCCCTTGATGCTTGTGGGATGGTGCCCAAACAACCGATGAACAAATTGATTGGCTGTAGTATCGCCTTAGTGCCTAAAGGGTTTTTTGAGCATGTACGCGCGGGTAAAATTCGTGCTGTGAAGACAAAGATCAACAAGTTTTTTGCTAGTGGCGTCGAATTGGATAACGGCGAACGAATACAGGCAGATGTTGTTGTCTTTGGCACAGGTTTTGTTCAGGATATCCCCTTTTTAGAAGAGAAGTACCGCAGACATGTATTTGATGAAGAAGGCACTATCCATCTTTACCGCCATCTCATTCACCCTCATGTTCCACAAATGGGTTTTGTTGGTTATAACTATACTTTCTGTGCCCAGTTATCAGCAGAAATTGGTGCTAGGTGGTTATCAGAGTATGTCAAAGGAGGTATACCTTTACCATCCCCGCAACAGATGCTAGAGGATGTAACAGCAGAGTTGGAATGGAGGAAAAAAGATAGACCTTATGCTTTCGTCAGTGGAGCATGTGTAACTCCTTTTACATTCCATTACATTGATGAATTGCTTCAGGATATGGGTTTGAATAGCCGCCGTCAAGCAGGGAACTTGGTTGGGGAGTTTTTGATGCCAATAGATCCATCTGCTTACAAGCATCTGGGGGAGGAATTACAAGCAAAACAAAAACAACATCCATCTCTGAATGATTTGGCGATCGCCTCCGGCGGGGCATAG
- a CDS encoding acyltransferase family protein, with protein sequence MSQRIEWIDCWKGLAIITVVVGHIVNPGSKYIFWFHMPLFFFISGYLYSKKTDYSAFFKKKFFHLLVPYFSFLFLFTLLQYLPLIIDSWQQKKILSIDKLIIFIFPVIWKQFYGGANLVLWFGVFWFITCLFFTQQLYNLIYIKFGSNNWLMIKIMLGSYCLAMMNYFYLKNVIFPWSINVVAMALPFYWLGHMAAKSFLINSKILILLIIGTIIFLTAILLDAVSLMHFNFNMKSTNYGVLILNVFIALSSIVVTQQLALILDNKSYVGTALRELGSASMIVMYLHQPIQITMKNYPIFAIQGIRVIGALIISYIIYKIIFNYSIMRQLFLGDFSTPNAILSRKSTSQ encoded by the coding sequence ATGTCGCAAAGAATTGAATGGATTGATTGTTGGAAAGGTCTTGCCATAATTACAGTTGTTGTAGGACACATAGTCAACCCAGGATCGAAATATATTTTCTGGTTTCACATGCCGCTTTTTTTCTTTATCAGTGGATATCTTTATAGCAAAAAAACTGACTACTCTGCTTTTTTTAAGAAAAAGTTTTTTCATCTTCTAGTACCATATTTTTCATTTCTTTTTTTATTTACTCTACTTCAGTATCTACCATTAATAATAGATAGTTGGCAGCAAAAAAAGATATTATCGATAGATAAACTTATAATATTTATATTTCCGGTAATCTGGAAACAATTCTATGGTGGAGCAAATTTGGTGCTTTGGTTTGGTGTGTTTTGGTTTATAACTTGTTTATTTTTTACGCAGCAGTTATATAACCTGATCTATATAAAATTTGGCTCTAATAATTGGTTGATGATAAAAATTATGCTTGGCTCCTATTGTCTAGCAATGATGAATTATTTTTATCTAAAAAATGTTATATTTCCTTGGAGTATTAATGTAGTTGCAATGGCACTTCCATTTTACTGGTTAGGACACATGGCAGCTAAATCATTTTTAATTAATTCTAAAATTCTTATACTTCTTATAATAGGAACAATAATATTTTTGACTGCAATTTTACTAGATGCAGTGTCTCTAATGCATTTTAATTTTAATATGAAAAGTACAAACTATGGAGTATTAATTCTTAATGTCTTCATAGCTTTATCTAGTATTGTTGTTACACAGCAATTGGCGCTAATACTTGACAATAAATCTTACGTAGGAACTGCCCTGCGCGAACTTGGTAGTGCTTCTATGATCGTTATGTATTTGCATCAACCGATACAAATAACTATGAAAAATTACCCAATCTTCGCAATTCAAGGAATTCGTGTAATCGGTGCATTAATTATTTCATATATTATCTACAAAATTATCTTCAATTATTCAATTATGCGTCAGCTTTTCTTGGGTGATTTTTCAACCCCGAACGCTATACTTTCCAGAAAAAGTACATCTCAATAA
- a CDS encoding nucleoside phosphorylase yields MTSKRFYHIGFGQDDLGSSPPRIALLSGDPERSRLIAQTYLQDIRVLSENRGLNSYVGYLPNGRRILSATSGMGAPSLSIVVNELVQVGIRQIIRIGTCGSIQPHITVGSIVISSAALCRQGAANDIAPVEYPAAADPFLTVALVKAARELEVEHYIGITASVDTFYEGQERTDSANPYLMRSLHGITEEYGRLNILNYEMECGTLFKMAGVYNFAAAAICGVVAGRTVSENIILEQRDIAVKNAIAIAVNAAEKLE; encoded by the coding sequence ATGACTAGTAAACGCTTTTATCACATTGGCTTTGGACAAGATGATTTGGGTTCATCGCCTCCCAGGATTGCCCTATTATCTGGCGATCCAGAGCGATCGCGTCTAATTGCCCAAACTTATTTACAAGATATACGCGTGTTGTCAGAAAATCGCGGACTCAATAGCTATGTGGGATACTTACCTAATGGTCGCCGTATCTTATCAGCTACAAGTGGTATGGGTGCGCCTTCATTAAGTATTGTGGTTAATGAATTGGTGCAAGTAGGAATCCGGCAAATCATTCGTATTGGAACTTGTGGTTCTATTCAACCCCACATAACCGTTGGTAGCATTGTCATTAGCAGTGCAGCATTGTGTCGCCAAGGTGCAGCTAATGACATTGCACCTGTGGAGTATCCAGCCGCAGCCGATCCTTTTCTGACAGTCGCTTTAGTTAAAGCCGCACGAGAATTAGAGGTTGAACATTACATCGGAATTACGGCATCAGTTGATACTTTTTATGAAGGACAAGAACGCACCGACTCAGCAAATCCATATTTAATGCGATCGCTGCATGGCATTACAGAAGAATATGGACGCTTGAATATCTTGAATTACGAGATGGAATGCGGCACACTATTCAAAATGGCAGGAGTGTATAATTTTGCAGCAGCGGCTATTTGCGGTGTAGTAGCTGGGCGTACTGTTAGTGAAAATATCATTCTAGAACAAAGAGACATTGCTGTGAAAAATGCGATCGCAATTGCTGTAAATGCAGCAGAAAAACTTGAGTAA